In Hemitrygon akajei chromosome 32, sHemAka1.3, whole genome shotgun sequence, the genomic window CAAAGCTATGACATACAGTGAGTGTTACAAGACCCCAGACAGAACATCACACAGGCAGTCAAGtatgaaaatggaaatagtataaAAATGATTAACAGCCGTatcttaaacaacacacacaaaatgctggaggaactcagcacgccaggctGTATCTaggcaaaagagtaaacagtcgatgtttcaggctgagactggaaaggaagaggaaatgtCAGACTCAGAAGAGGGGAGGAAGTAGTATAaggaggcaggtgataggtggtggggagaggacgagtgggtgaagtgaagagctgggaagttgttgaaagggataaagggctggaggaggaggaacctgatgggagtggagagaagaccatgaaagaaagggaagtggaggagcactagagggcgGTGATGGGCCCACCTTGTACTACTTACCACCTTCCCAGTCtgacttttccccttcctttccactgccaactgaaacactgactgtttacttttttttcccctgtagctgctgtctggcctgctgagctcctcttgtattttgtgtgtgttgctttggatttccagtatcagcagatttcctcataGCTGTACCTTATGAAAGGCAGATGTAGATCCCAGGAAGTGACAAAAGTGCACAATATTTAAATATTCCATCTTGATCAATTCCATTTAGCAAAAGACATTCCATTACATCAAGATTACTGCAACCAGAGTGGATGACAACAGCCCTCAGCTCCATGCTCAGACCCAAGTTATTCTTGGGATAAGACTTTGGTCTTCAAACTGCACTATGTAAGACCAACCGAGAGTAAGTGTATAATGGGAAGTCAATCAGTAGATGTTACAAGGATTAGGAAGTGCATACACAGCACAACCATCGTTAAAACAATGCAGATGCAAATGTTTCTTTGGAATCCAAACCTCGATGCAAGAACAAATGAAGACATTAGGTTGCGCGTTTTGTTTTGTATGGAGCAAAGGAACAATTTCTGATAAAGCTTCTATCAGTTTTAGCATTCTGCGGACATTCCATGCTCCTTCTGGAGGATTTCCACCGTTGTCGTAAATGCACTGCTTGTGGAggtaggagagagagaaaaaaaaagtcaatTAGATCTTTGACCTGTAAACTCCAAAGCAATGCAAAATCTTTAGAAGCAACACATTTCTATGTATCAGACACACACAAAGGTCAATCAATCAATGGACACGAGTTTAAGACAACTGGCAAAAGTAGATGGGAAATGAAAGATCACTGCAAGCTGTTGAAAAAGCAAAGAAACTAATTTTATTTCCCAACCAGTGCTGTGAATGGTGTAATGGTATCCACACAATCCACCTACAGACACTTACAAAAACTCTCTCTCTAGGAAATCAGCACAGCTGACAATGATGCCCGACCCAAGACCAACAGTCTAGGTCACAGATTAAAATCAGGAGTAGGATTCACGACTCGAGTCAGGAAGGAGTGGTAACAAGCTGTAATTGTTTTGAATGCAATACTGGTGCTTGTATGATTTATTCATTGAAGAAACAGCAAATAGCTGAAAATGCAGATTGTCAATAACTGAAGAATATGGATCCAAGAAAATTGATGAGCATTTCTTTATCAAAAATACACATCAAATTATGATGACCAAGGCAAAGTAAACTGGAACCAAACAGATCACACTATCAAAGAGCTACCATAgagacaatgggccaaatggcctcattgtaTTGTATGATTTATTCAACATATTAAATGGATACTTACCAACCAGGCCTGATGATACTATATTTTCCAGGTGTGGCCAAGTTAACCACTGTTGATCCTAACCGACACTCAGGGCTCATCATATCACCAATAGGCCCACCATCAACAACAAGATCCAACAAAGGCCAAAGATCTTTAAATTCCTGCAGatatttgagagaaattatacTTAAGGTCAGATTTAATCACTTCTTTTGAATCAAGATACAGTAAAGAAAGTAGCATCAGTAATCAACAGGAATTGATGACCACAATGCTGCAATTCCTGTTTGCTACCAAAGCCTACTTGCAAAATTTAAACTGGCCTGACAAACCAAAATCTGGCAATTATTATTCAAAAACTGACTGAATGCCTGATCCTGATTAGAAAATACAGCAGCTCAAGACAACTGAGATGTTTTCGGGAGGGAACAGAGACCTACTCTGGCCACACACAGACTGCCAGACATTTGCTTGGAATGGTTCAGTGAGCAATCCAAAATGTGGGTATGTACATAGATGGAACTCACATGGAGTTTACATAGAGACAATCAAGAAAATTACTTCAAAGAATTAAGTAGTGAGAGTTGCAAGATGatctttaaaaaatatataaaataataaaaacataacAATGACAGCAAAGCACCAACTACATGCTAAACATCTACATTTTGAATACATCAAGTAAACATGAGCTTTGTTGTCCCTTTAAGTGCCTTGGTGcatcaggtggcaaccttgctatttcttaagcacttttgtcttttttttaaaaaacaaggccaagttgctagctcaatgctcaacccagcatggaaggaaagtgtgcaaggagcctaCCAGATTCAAACCTGGGACTACTCGCCTCAAAATCCAGTGTGGACGTCACTAAACCACTGGCCGACTTGAAATGCAAGCCTGGTTCACATGAACTGTAACCACAATTTTCTTCATAAATCTGATTGCTCTGGTGAGATAGTACTGCATCTTATCCAAAGCCGTTATTTGAACCAATTTTCAATTAAAGGTTCCACAACACTCTATTTTCTATTTGTTTTTTCTAAATTCCATTTTCAGGGTGAGAGCATCTCATGCAAGACCAGTATTTACTGACCATCCCATCTTCTTGAGCAACTACTGTCCTTTTAATAAAGGTAGCTGCACTTTACTGGAGGTTATCGCTGagcacaaatcagaatcagaaacactgACAGATGTTGttatatttgttgttttgcggcagtagaatttcacaacatataaaactacaataaaaaaatttaaaaattaaattgagTACAAAAAGGGCAAAAATAGTTCATAGTTGCCTGtatggaaatctgatggcagagggaatccTGTGCcccattcctaaaatgttgagtgtgtcttcaagttcctgtacctcttcccggatggtagcaatgagaaaaggacatgtcctgggtgacgggggtcctcaAAGATGATTTGCATTTTTGAAAcaatgccttttgaagatgtcctcaatggtgccTATGGAGCTGACTggggtttacaaccctctgcagccttttccaatcctgtacagtggcccctccatacaggtggtgatgtaaccagttagaatactctccatagCACAAccatagaaatttgctagtctttgttgtcataccaaatctcctcaagctcctaatgcaATATAGTTGCTGACAAAGAATAGGAATTATTATTCATAACTGCATCCATATGTTGTCCCCAGGATAGATGTTCAGGgatggtgacacccaggaactggacactgctcaccctttccactgtggACCCCCCAATCAGAACTGTTGCGTGTtttcttgacttccccttcctgaaatccacaaccatttccttggtcttactgacattgtgcaagattgttgttgtgataccactcaagCCACTAATCTGTCTCACTCCTTTTCACCACCTGAGATCCTGCCAACATCAGTCGTGTCATTTGTGAATTTGCCACACACAGTCCACGTCCAGCAAGTGAGGCATCTTCTTCTCCACACAGGTGTGGACATGCAGAATAGTTGTGGACAACTTGCAGAATAGTTATAAATGGAACTGAGCACTGTGAAATCATCAGTCTTTCTGAGCTTTAGGAAGGAGGGTAGGTGATTAATGAAGCAGTTGAAAATGATTGGGCCTGGAAACTTCTGTACAGTTCCCTGAGACAGAACCACCTAGTAGCCATTAGTACCTTCTTTTGTACGAAGCAGGACTAAAACATTGGATTTCCTCCCTTAGATTCCTAATGAATTCAACTCTACAGGTTTCTTTGATGCCACACTTGGTTATTAACTGCCTTAACAATAAGGTCAGTTACTCACACCTTAGATCTGGGTTATGTTTGACCAGGGACATGATTAGGTCTGGAATTCAGCAGTCCTGCCAAGAACCTAAACTGGGCATGAGCAATCAACCTGCTGGAGAACAAGTGCCACTACACAGCACTGCTGACGACAGCTTCCGTAACTCTGATGCCATTGAAAGTAGACCAATAAACCAGACTGGATTTGTCTTGATTTGTATGAACAGAACCTAGAGGCAACTTCCCATATTGTGAAGTGGATGCCATTGTTAAATCTGAAACAGCTTACCAAAAGGCATGGCTAATTCTCTCACCTCCCGTCCAATCTTCCCACATCCTGTGTTTCTCAATAATGTAAAATGAGTCAATTCAGCACAACTAGTCCTTTTGGTGACCGGGATCTTGGAAGGAAACTGAAACAATCACCAAAATGGCTCTTCTTAGGGGACATACAGTAATTCCTGTTGCTTCAGACTCATCCTCAGTGTTCACATGCTAGGTCCTACCATCGTTAAGGAAACACTGCCTCCTTTTGTTAACCATTCAAGTATAAACCAGCATTTGATTTGAAGTGACAGGACTAAAGAGCACCAGTTTGCTCTGTTGCCTGCAGGACTACTGAGCCTTAATGACTGGAAGTTGCCGTCGTGTGTTGTTAACTCTTTTTTTTTTGATACACCTCGTTCTCCAACAAGCCCTTTCTTAAGGCAACAACTGATCTCTGGCTCAATTATAAAAATACAGCAGAATTATACTGGGGCATGACGTTATGGACTGTGGTAATAAATACTCCTGCTGCTACACCTCATGATTGTCTTTCTTTGAACTATTATTTCAATTTTAAACCTTTCCCATTCAACACGAATGTAACTCCAGACAACACATTCTTTATCAACTAATCTACCTGCTTATAATTTGTATCAATAACTCTTTATCCTATAGCCTAATTTTAAATGGAGCTCTAAATGAATGTATTCAGTTTTTTTATTGTAAATATCTGCTGCCTCAAGTTTCTACCATTGcagaaatggaaagaaagaaCTACTTTCCAACAAATCTGCTAATAAAGTGCATATTTAATAACTGAATCAAGGGCAGCTACCAATATTCACAATTCACCCCCAGCACCTTGCTAGCACCCATCATGTCAATTTGTTACAACAGAGAACAGTGAATTGAGCAATACTGAAAGTTCTGCTCTCTggaaaaaagattttttttttttaaattttatgcaACTAGAGAACAATTTGAAAAAGTATCCCAAAGACGTCCCATGTAACTTAAATATTTACTCATACTGAAGGAGACTCACCTCTGGAGTCAGGGTGCTGTTTTGAGAGCTGACGTTGGCACTTGTCAAAGCCAGAGGTTCACCGCACTGTTGTGCCAGTTTCTGCATAAACGAATGTTTTGGAATACGAACACCCACCAACTACAAGTGACATGGAAAAGTTTAAGAACTTCATGTCAGTGAGCATATCTTCGTAACTCGAAGAACAGCAATTGTGATGTAATCAATTTATAATAACAGACTAGCTCGGGAAAGTTTCACAATTCTGCAATACCATAGATCAAAATCATAtgatcaaacaaaaaaaaatcaatttcttcTCTAGCTTACATCAGTGAAAGGGTTTAAATCTTTATTCAACTCCTCTGATCGCGTAAAAACCAATGTTACAGGTCCTGGCAGAAGATCTCTTAATAGTTGGTCAGAAACAGTGACCTTACAGTACCTGTAAAAACAAAACGAAGAAAATGATCaattacaattacaaagaaatatatattttgcacACTTACATAATACTGGATGGTCAAACTATTAAGAAAGATCAATTGAAAACAAACTTTTATACAGTGAAAAAATCAAATGCCCAACAAGTAGCTTTTCAGACTAACAACCCCCTACATGCCTTTGCCATCTTTCAATCTCTAATTTCCAAGGCACTTTGCTATGTAGTCTGTTTATATCATTCGTTAAATAGTCTATTTATTTGCAGTATTTTCCAAAACTATTAACTATTAGTTAAGAAATACTACCCAATCTCCCTTCTAGCAGTCTTTGTCTCAGAACCCTGTTATATTGTTTTCATCTCATAACAATCTCCAAAACTTCAGCTATTTACAGAAATTTTGTCCtacaaattaacttttaaaaaaatattcagaTATTAAAAGAGGAGCTTGCTGCGACACATACCCCAAAACAATGAAATATCACACAGATTTTGAAGTTTGGTTTCTTCTGTACTTTCACTCACTTATAAATATCTTCAACATTTCCAACAGAGATAGCTAATGGCTTGTCTGAATTCCGTCCTTTAATATCATAAATTCTTCGGATAGCTTCGGAGTTCTGGGCCAGGCAGGCAATTCCATAGATAGTGTCTGTTGGAACTGCCACTACCCGACCACACTGGAGAACACTTACAGTTTCCCTCAACACCTCATTCCAATCTGGGTAAAGAGAACAGTTATGTATTGAGCTATGAATTCACGTCAAGCAGGTACTCAGGTCAATACTGAACAATTTCAATCCAAGTTCTAGTGACATTCTAGAAATTCAATACAAAAAATGAAAATCAAGAACAGCcagatgaaatttgttgctccAATAATCTAGTACGTGCAGATGGGCTCTCAGTGCCTTTAGAATCTACATTTCCACTCCTTACTTAACAAGTTATCCTAGATAGTATCTGAACAGAGAGCGCTGGAAGACACTGGATAGAAATTCTTGCTGATATTTCCACCAGCAGATGAAATTGTTTCCCAGATTCAGAATAAGAACCTGGCATAAGTTAATAGGTTGACAAAGAAGGCATACGGCGTGCTTGTTTTCATGGGTTGAGGCACTAAGTTCAAGAGTAAGTTATTTTGCAGCGTTttagaactctggttaggccacatctagtGTACTGCATTCAAttttggtcacttcattataggaagaatgaagAGGCTCactcagatgctgcctgggttagatgGAACATGCGATAGGAAGTTATAGGGTTCTCTTCTCTGGAGcagtgaaggctgaggggagacctaatAGAACTTTATGGCTTCCTCTTGCGTCAAGATGAAGCCGCtctctgtctgagtagcctccaacttgatggcatgaatatcgatttctccttcaatAAACAAATTctaccccctccccaaccccttcATCTATTCCTTactctgatcttttacctcttctcacccgattctcctcctccttccctttctcctatggtccactctatCAGATTCttacttctccagcccttgaactttcccacacacctgacttcacccatcaccttccagttagcctccttccccttcccccccaacTTTTCAttttggcatcttctcccttcatactcagcctgaaacgtccactatctattcttcccccccccccccccaatagatgctgcctgatctgctgagttcctccagtattttaggTGTGGtgcttaggatttccagcatctgcagacattctcGTGTTGAGAAGTTTACAAAATTTGCAAGAGGCATAGATAACGTAGACAACCAGTAGCCATTTTccgcagggttgaaatgtctaatactaaagGGCGTGCAACTACAGTGAGAGTGTAAAGTTCAAAGATGTGCAATGCaggttgttttttttatatataaacagagagatgagtgcctggaatgcactaccatgggtggtagaggcagacagaTGTCACTGTATTATCTGCCTCCATTCTCTTAAAtaggaatatgcagagaatggagagaaatggaccaCATGCAGGCAGAATGGATTAGGTGTCGATAGTTTTATTAGCTTGGGTTCAGGGGCCTGTACCATTCCGTATTCTGTGTTGTAAACATGAGCCAATATTGAAAAGTGGTCATTATTTTGTTGaaaataagatacaggagcagaatgaggccatctgacctatcgagtctgctccaccattcaaccatggctgaaccttttttttctctcctcctcaatcccagttcccagctttctccccgtaaccttcgatgtcatgtccaatcaaggacctatcaatctctgccttaaatacacccattgacctggcctccacagttgcatgtggcaacaaattccataaattcacccccctttggctaaagaaatttctccacatctgttttgaaagggtgcccctctatcctgaagctgtgtcctcttgccctagactctcccaccacgggaaacatcctttccacatttattgtctgggcctttcaacattcgaaaggtttcaatgagatcccccccccccactccatccTTCTgcattccagcaagtacagacccagagccaaacattcctcatatgataaccctttcattcctggaatcatccttgtgaacataaTGCTtcataactttaataataaaaaaaaattcactttTCCTCCATATTGGTTGAAAACATGGAAAGGATTTTAacctaaaaaaaatcctcttaaGTGCCATTGGTTTTCTTTTTCTTGATTAAATTGTTTTCTATTGCAAATTAAAGACCACTGCACCAAGATCAAGTTTAATGATTGTTCAACATTGAAAAACAATTGGGTGATTGGGATTTCAGTTATTTATTCTATGCTCTTCTATGATGGTCTGTTAAACTCTTCTTAGTCTGGTCCAAAATGCCCCATATTCTGAGGTAGTCtgggaagaggaagaggagagtGCTGGAGGAAGAGTTGTGGTAGAGCAGGGGAACGGGGAGGGGCCCATTACCGGAAATTTGTGATATTGATGTTcctggcatcaggttggaggctacccagagggaataaaaggtgttgctccttcaacctgagtgtagccGCATCACGACACTACAGGGTGCCGTGgatggacatatgggaatgggaagtgcaattgaaatgggtggccactgggagacccccgctttttctggcggaaaAAGtggtaggtgctcagtgaagcggtctcccaatctacgtcagtcggttctcaccgatatacaggaggccacactgggagcaccagatacagtagatgaccccaactggtgaagtgtctcctcacctggaaggactgtttagggccctgaacggTGGACATTTTCGGACGAGTCTCCACattagatgatactaagatagatgcagatgatactaagataggtggcattgtggataatgaagtaggttttcaaagcttgcagagagatttaacccagttagaagagtgggctgaaatatggcagatggagtttaatgctgataagtttgAGGTACTAcatttggtaggactaatcaaaataggacatacatggtaaatggtagggcattaaggaatgcagtagaacagagtgatctaggaattatggtgcatagttccctgaaggtgcaatctcatgtggatagggtggtgaagaaagcttttggtatgctggcctttataaatcagagcattgagtataggagttgggatgtaatgttaaaattgtacaaggcactggtaaggctgaatttggagtactgtgtacagttctggtcaccaaattataggaaagatgtcaacaaaatagagagagtacagaggagatttactagaatgttacctgggtttcagcacctaagttacagggaaaggttgaacaagttaggtctttattctttggagcgtagaagattgaggggggacttgatagaggtatttaaaattatgaaggggatagatggagttgacatgaataggctttttccattgagtaggggagattcaaacaagaggacatgagttgagagtcaggtgccaaaagtttaggggtaacacgaggggggatctctttattcagagagtgatagctgtgtggaatgagcttccagtagaagtggtagaggcaggttcgatattgtcatttaaaaaaaaactggataggcatatggacatgAATGgaggggttatgggctgagtgcaggtcagtgggactaggaggtgagagtaagcgttcggcacggactagaaggggccGAGATGGCaggtttccgtgctgtaattgtcatatggttgttaggactggaaaggaagaagagaaataataataagaatTCCTTTCTAAGGAATCACCTGTATCCAATATCAAACCCTAAATGATCTTGCTTATTTCTTTAAAGTCAAGCATTTGCCTCACGAAACCCTTGATTAAAGGAAGGCAGATTACCTGGACAAGCCTGGGCATTAAAGGGCCAGGCtacagattttgcagatgctggaaatcttgagcaacaaacacaaagtgctgaatgaactcagcagagcaggcagcatctatgcaggggaatgaacagtcgccCTTTACCAGAGGCCAGGTTACCTGGAGACACCTGGAATCCTGGACCAGACTCAGACCATGTGGACGAGCTCAGCGGTTGCCCTCGGGTAACAGCGCGAACAGCCCGGGCCTCCTCAAACATTCAAGCCCCACTTACCTCCTGCTCCAGCCCAAGGCCGCGAACTCAGCCTAGGCCCGGCGCCCACGGGCTGGCCGGGCTCCGGCTGCCGCAGCCGGCGCACCTTCACCAGACCGCCGGCCCCCGCCTCGTTCCTCATCGCCGCCAGCAGAGAACGAACCGACGCGCGCAACGTCAGCATGGAACCCGCAGCGCCATGGCGACCACCGGCACCCGGGGCAACCGCTGAGTGACAGGTCCCGGCGGCCACTTCCGCAATCGGGGCGGGGAGTGTGACGTCCTGGCGTTACGTTGAAGTGTTAATCTGCTAGAACAACACATGCAGGCagtatctctggaaatgaatacaaATTCAACCCTTCTTCAGGCTGGGAAAATAATCTGATAAGGTGCTAAAAGCCTTAAGAACTGTAGTTAAATGCTAATTAGTGCATTGTCTATAAATGTAAGAAAGAAAAGCCATTGCACGATTTATTTGTGTGAATATTTCTTATTATCAAAAAAGTTTAGTTTAAGTGCTGAAGTGGTCTCGCAGCTGCTCACGGAGACCTGCTCGctggcattcagaagaatgagaggagatcttatggaAACAGATAAActgatgaaagggatagataagatcgaggcagggaaggtgagactagaactagggggtgTAGCCTCAAGACtccggggagtagatttaggatggagatgaggaggaactgcttttcccagagagtggtgaacctgtggaattctctgcccagtgaaacagtggaggctacctctgtAAATATatgtggatagatttttgcacagaaggggaattaagggttatggggaaaaggcaggtaggtggagttaagcccatggtcagatcagccacgatcttattgaatggcggagcaggctcgacgggccagatggccgactcctgattctatttcttatgttcttatgagagGGGAACACTTCTGAATCAGTTCTAATGGACATGTTAACTCTGCATTTCTTTCATCAGACGCATTTCCAAAAT contains:
- the yrdc gene encoding threonylcarbamoyl-AMP synthase, whose translation is MLTLRASVRSLLAAMRNEAGAGGLVKVRRLRQPEPGQPVGAGPRLSSRPWAGAGDWNEVLRETVSVLQCGRVVAVPTDTIYGIACLAQNSEAIRRIYDIKGRNSDKPLAISVGNVEDIYKYCKVTVSDQLLRDLLPGPVTLVFTRSEELNKDLNPFTDLVGVRIPKHSFMQKLAQQCGEPLALTSANVSSQNSTLTPEEFKDLWPLLDLVVDGGPIGDMMSPECRLGSTVVNLATPGKYSIIRPGCSAFTTTVEILQKEHGMSAEC